Proteins encoded in a region of the Quercus lobata isolate SW786 unplaced genomic scaffold, ValleyOak3.0 Primary Assembly Scq3eQI_295, whole genome shotgun sequence genome:
- the LOC115973418 gene encoding TMV resistance protein N-like isoform X1, protein MALSSSSFPSSFSISSTNQWKYDVFLSFRGEDTRNTAVDFLNYALERRDIYTFKDDEKLEKGKTIKPELLKAIEESRFAVVILSENYASSTWCLEELVKIIDCKKEKGMTVLPIFYNVNPSDVRKQTETFANAFDKHEKQFKEKVGTWRDALNHVAGIVGYHVENSPLSKVVESIVRLISHKLSFEFSEITEGLFGIDSQLVGLESCLALWLKDDVRFIGIWAMGGMGKSTLAGVVYKMISKEFEACCFIDYGREEDLFSLQKNLISQILKEINLNIQNKLDAEHMIKKMLSRKKVLLVLDDVDESDKLKKLVKRDWFGLGSRIIITTRDMKLLKEFSINEIFEVKALNYDDARCLFFSKAFEKHAPNEYLRLSQGILEYVNGVPLALDILGSFLFGRSMDDWESAIERLKEEPIEKVNQALKISFDGLQASEKEIFLDIACFFNHEVKDSVKQKLEILGRHPRIGLSILIEKSLLKISNNELWMHDLLRDMGRDIVRQESRNEPGKRSRLWLYEDIDPVLKNNTGTMKVQAMDIRGAEACWRGFTFSEKQKRPLWNPNAFSKMSNLKFLRVRNVFPQHVPNHLPNSLRYLEWSGYPAKSLPCFQPNELVQLHLPHSKIEFLWEGMKNFDKLKSINMAGSSNLIKAPNFNGVPKLEELVLEGCSKLRTLDPSIGKLENLKLLNLKKCQELTSLPNKFEWKSLVTLNLTGCSKVKKIPEYVGNMKHLEELLLEGVAIIELPSSVECLTGLNTLILKNCKNLVRLPNIICSLTSLNNLNLSGCSKFDKLPQDLGNITSLKNLYLSGTAIKELPSSIEFLNGLEALALEDCKKFVLLPSTVCSLKSLKAMYLSRCPKFVNLPENLGNLKHLSSLYFGGTAIEVLPSSVGHLTALWDLNLEDCKNLVCLPNTICNLKRVYRLDLTGCSKITNLPENLENMESLAELFLGGTAIKELPSSTIHLKQVMLSLSFKGCQLSSSSLTSMPRGQYIDLSDCNLSAIPSGIDRIPMTERFVLYLRGNDFVSLPESISQFSGLIRLYLDGCKSLRSLSNIQIPSQVEFICVDNCTSLERLPEGPEPLNDSVRNNFTVQCFNCFKLAENFQNFSNIFQGQSCKQLEKYYIIPGREIPKWFEKVNICDASVGPRYGRGPYEKKKVKIQLPGSGSGCDEWRGIVLCVVLLPLPIERHYAYRRIFVNGSHTSFYLRSEYGKVESHHLWLHSVSKNNFRLPKTPGRSIDKKGFHQVELEIQSWGFEVEKFGFRVV, encoded by the exons ATGGCTTTAAGCTCGTCTTCTTTCCCAAGTTCTTTTTCTATCTCTTCTACCAACCAATGGAAATATGATGTCTTCCTGAGTTTCAGAGGGGAGGACACCCGCAACACTGCTGTGGACTTTCTAAATTATGCTCTAGAACGGAGGGACATTTACACTTTCAAGGACGATGAAaaacttgagaaaggaaaaactattAAACCAGAGCTTTTGAAAGCGATAGAAGAATCCAGATTTGCCGTGGTCATTCTCTCAGAAAATTATGCATCTTCAACTTGGTGCTTAGAAGAACTTGTGAAGATTATTGactgcaaaaaagaaaagggaatgACAGTTCTACCTATTTTTTACAACGTGAATCCATCTGATGTGCGAAAACAAACAGAAACTTTTGCAAATGCCTTTgataaacatgaaaaacaatttAAGGAGAAGGTGGGCACATGGAGAGATGCTTTGAATCATGTGGCTGGTATTGTCGGATATCATGTAGAGAATAG CCCTCTCTCAAAAGTTGTCGAAAGCATTGTGAGATTGATATCAcataaattgagttttgaatTCTCTGAAATTACTGAGGGCTTGTTTGGAATTGACTCTCAACTGGTCGGATTGGAGTCATGTTTAGCTTTATGGTTAAAGGATGATGTTCGCTTTATAGGGATTTGGGCAATGGGGGGAATGGGCAAATCAACCCTAGCTGGGGTTGTCTATAAGATGATTTCTAAAGAATTTGAAGCTTGTTGTTTTATCGATTATGGTAGGGAAGAAGATTTattttcactacaaaaaaatcttatttctcaaatattgaaagaaataaatttgaatatacaaaataaactTGATGCAGAACACATGATCAAGAAAATGTTATCGCGTAAAAAagttcttcttgttcttgatgatgtagATGAATCAGACAAGTTAAAAAAGTTAGTCAAGAGAGATTGGTTTGGTTTGGGCAGTAGAATTATCATAACAACAAGAGATATGAAGTTGTTGAAGGAATTCtcaataaatgaaatttttgaaGTTAAAGCTTTGAATTATGATGATGCTCgttgtcttttcttttcaaaagcTTTTGAAAAACATGCCCCTAATGAATATTTGAGACTGTCCCAAGGCATTTTAGAATATGTTAATGGTGTTCCTTTAGCTCTTGACATTTTGGGatcttttttgtttggaagaaGTATGGATGATTGGGAAAGTGCGATAGAGAGGCTCAAAGAAGAGCCTATTGAAAAAGTTAATCAAGCactaaaaataagttttgatggaCTCCAAGCTTCAGAGAAGGAAATATTCTTAGATATTGCATGCTTCTTTAATCACGAGGTGAAAGATTCTGTGAAACAAAAACTAGAAATTCTTGGCCGTCATCCCCGTATTGGATTAAGCATTCTCATTGAGAAATCTCTCTTGAAAATTTCCAATAATGAATTGTGGATGCACGATTTACTAAGAGATATGGGTAGGGATATTGTTCGTCAAGAATCTCGTAATGAGCCTGGGAAGCGCAGTAGACTGTGGCTTTATGAGGACATTGATCCTGTGTTAAAAAACAATACG gGAACAATGAAAGTTCAAGCCATGGATATCAGGGGAGCAGAGGCATGTTGGCGAGGTTTCACATtttcagaaaaacaaaaacgGCCACTTTGGAACCCTAATGCCTTTTCGAAGATGTCCAATCTTAAATTTCTAAGAGTTCGTAATGTTTTTCCTCAGCATGTCCCAAACCATCTTCCTAATTCTTTAAGATATCTTGAATGGAGTGGTTATCCTGCAAAATCGTTACCATGTTTTCAGCCAAATGAGCTTGTTCAACTTCATTTGCCGCATAGCAAAATTGAATTTCTTTGGGAAGGAATGAAG aATTTTGACAAGTTGAAGTCCATCAATATGGCTGGCTCCTCGAACTTGATTAAAGCCCCCAACTTTAATGGAGTTCCGAAGCTTGAGGAATTAGTTCTTGAAGGGTGTTCAAAGTTACGCACGCTTGACCCATCCATTGGAAAATTGGAAAACCTTAAACTTCTTAATCTAAAGAAGTGCCAAGAACTAACTAGTCTTCCAAACAAGTTTGAATGGAAATCTCTTGTGACTCTTAATCTTACTGGTTGTTCCAAAGTCAAGAAAATTCCAGAATATGTGGGAAACATGAAGCACTTAGAGGAACTTCTTTTGGAAGGCGTTGCTATCATAGAATTACCTTCATCAGTTGAATGTTTGACTGGCCTTAATACTTTGATCTTGaagaattgcaaaaatttaGTACGCCTTCCTAACATCATTTGTAGCTTGACATCGCTTAACAATCTTAACCTTTCTGGATGCTCAAAATTTGACAAATTGCCACAGGACTTGGGGAATATCACAAGTCTAAAGAACCTTTATTTGAGTGGGACAGCCATAAAGGAGCTGCCTTCATCAATTGAATTTTTGAATGGCCTTGAAGCATTGGCTCTAGAAGATTGCAAAAAGTTTGTGCTTCTTCCAAGTACCGTTTGTAGTTTGAAGTCACTAAAGGCAATGTATCTTTCTAGATGCCCAAAATTTGTCAACTTGCCAGAGAACCTCGGGAATCTCAAACATCTGAGTAGTCTTTATTTTGGAGGAACAGCAATAGAAGTATTGCCATCATCTGTTGGACATTTGACTGCCCTTTGGGATTTAAACCTAGAAGATTGCAAAAATCTTGTGTGTCTTCCAAACACCATTTGTAATTTGAAGAGGGTATATCGTCTTGATCTTACTGGATGCTCAAAAATTACCAACTTGCCAGAGAACCTGGAGAATATGGAAAGCCTAGCGGAGCTTTTTTTGGGTGGAACTGCTATAAAAGAGTTACCTTCCTCCACCATTCACCTTAAACAGGTCATGCTTAGTTTATCTTTCAAGGGATGTCAATTGTCATCATCTTCATTGACATCTATGCCAAGAGGTCAATATATAGATCTCAGTGACTGCAACCTTTCGGCAATTCCAAGCGGTATTGACCGCATCCCTATGACGGAGCGTTTTGTTTTATATCTAAGGGGAAATGATTTCGTTTCCCTTCCTGAAAGCATCTCTCAATTCTCTGGACTGATACGTCTTTACTTGGATGGTTGCAAAAGCCTTCGATCATTATCAAATATTCAGATTCCGTCACAAGTTGAATTTATATGCGTAGACAATTGTACCTCACTGGAGAGATTGCCAGAAGGCCCAGAACCACTAAATGATTCCGTCCGAAATAATTTCACTGTCCAGTGTTTCAACTGCTTCAAATTggctgaaaattttcaaaacttcagTAACATTTTTcag GGACAAAGTTGTAAACAACTTgagaaatattatattattcCTGGAAGGGaaattccgaaatggtttgaaAAAGTGAACATATGTGATGCTTCAGTTGGCCCTCGTTATGGACGTGGgccttatgaaaaaaaaaaagtgaagataCAATTGCCTGGGTCTGGGTCAGGGTGTGATGAGTGGAGGGGAATTGTTTTGTGCGTTGTTTTATTACCCTTGCCCATCGAGCGTCATTATGCATACCGACGCATTTTTGTGAATGGATCCCATACTTCCTTTTATTTGAGGTCAGAATATGGTAAAGTTGAATCGCATCACCTTTGGCTGCACAGTGTGTCCAAGAACAATTTCCGCCTTCCGAAAACTCCTGGCCGCTCTATTGATAAGAAGGGATTCCATCAAGTTGAGCTTGAAATACAGAGCTGGGGCTTCGAGGTGGAGAAATTTGGGTTTCGTGTGGTATAA
- the LOC115973418 gene encoding TMV resistance protein N-like isoform X2 has protein sequence MALSSSSFPSSFSISSTNQWKYDVFLSFRGEDTRNTAVDFLNYALERRDIYTFKDDEKLEKGKTIKPELLKAIEESRFAVVILSENYASSTWCLEELVKIIDCKKEKGMTVLPIFYNVNPSDVRKQTETFANAFDKHEKQFKEKVGTWRDALNHVAGIVGYHVENSPLSKVVESIVRLISHKLSFEFSEITEGLFGIDSQLVGLESCLALWLKDDVRFIGIWAMGGMGKSTLAGVVYKMISKEFEACCFIDYGREEDLFSLQKNLISQILKEINLNIQNKLDAEHMIKKMLSRKKVLLVLDDVDESDKLKKLVKRDWFGLGSRIIITTRDMKLLKEFSINEIFEVKALNYDDARCLFFSKAFEKHAPNEYLRLSQGILEYVNGVPLALDILGSFLFGRSMDDWESAIERLKEEPIEKVNQALKISFDGLQASEKEIFLDIACFFNHEVKDSVKQKLEILGRHPRIGLSILIEKSLLKISNNELWMHDLLRDMGRDIVRQESRNEPGKRSRLWLYEDIDPVLKNNTGTMKVQAMDIRGAEACWRGFTFSEKQKRPLWNPNAFSKMSNLKFLRVRNVFPQHVPNHLPNSLRYLEWSGYPAKSLPCFQPNELVQLHLPHSKIEFLWEGMKNFDKLKSINMAGSSNLIKAPNFNGVPKLEELVLEGCSKLRTLDPSIGKLENLKLLNLKKCQELTSLPNKFEWKSLVTLNLTGCSKVKKIPEYVGNMKHLEELLLEGVAIIELPSSVECLTGLNTLILKNCKNLVRLPNIICSLTSLNNLNLSGCSKFDKLPQDLGNITSLKNLYLSGTAIKELPSSIEFLNGLEALALEDCKKFVLLPSTVCSLKSLKAMYLSRCPKFVNLPENLGNLKHLSSLYFGGTAIEVLPSSVGHLTALWDLNLEDCKNLVCLPNTICNLKRVYRLDLTGCSKITNLPENLENMESLAELFLGGTAIKELPSSTIHLKQVMLSLSFKGCQLSSSSLTSMPRGQYIDLSDCNLSAIPSGIDRIPMTERFVLYLRGNDFVSLPESISQFSGLIRLYLDGCKSLRSLSNIQIPSQVEFICVDNCTSLERLPEGPEPLNDSVRNNFTVQCFNCFKLAENFQNFSNIFQVSLSLISTCVF, from the exons ATGGCTTTAAGCTCGTCTTCTTTCCCAAGTTCTTTTTCTATCTCTTCTACCAACCAATGGAAATATGATGTCTTCCTGAGTTTCAGAGGGGAGGACACCCGCAACACTGCTGTGGACTTTCTAAATTATGCTCTAGAACGGAGGGACATTTACACTTTCAAGGACGATGAAaaacttgagaaaggaaaaactattAAACCAGAGCTTTTGAAAGCGATAGAAGAATCCAGATTTGCCGTGGTCATTCTCTCAGAAAATTATGCATCTTCAACTTGGTGCTTAGAAGAACTTGTGAAGATTATTGactgcaaaaaagaaaagggaatgACAGTTCTACCTATTTTTTACAACGTGAATCCATCTGATGTGCGAAAACAAACAGAAACTTTTGCAAATGCCTTTgataaacatgaaaaacaatttAAGGAGAAGGTGGGCACATGGAGAGATGCTTTGAATCATGTGGCTGGTATTGTCGGATATCATGTAGAGAATAG CCCTCTCTCAAAAGTTGTCGAAAGCATTGTGAGATTGATATCAcataaattgagttttgaatTCTCTGAAATTACTGAGGGCTTGTTTGGAATTGACTCTCAACTGGTCGGATTGGAGTCATGTTTAGCTTTATGGTTAAAGGATGATGTTCGCTTTATAGGGATTTGGGCAATGGGGGGAATGGGCAAATCAACCCTAGCTGGGGTTGTCTATAAGATGATTTCTAAAGAATTTGAAGCTTGTTGTTTTATCGATTATGGTAGGGAAGAAGATTTattttcactacaaaaaaatcttatttctcaaatattgaaagaaataaatttgaatatacaaaataaactTGATGCAGAACACATGATCAAGAAAATGTTATCGCGTAAAAAagttcttcttgttcttgatgatgtagATGAATCAGACAAGTTAAAAAAGTTAGTCAAGAGAGATTGGTTTGGTTTGGGCAGTAGAATTATCATAACAACAAGAGATATGAAGTTGTTGAAGGAATTCtcaataaatgaaatttttgaaGTTAAAGCTTTGAATTATGATGATGCTCgttgtcttttcttttcaaaagcTTTTGAAAAACATGCCCCTAATGAATATTTGAGACTGTCCCAAGGCATTTTAGAATATGTTAATGGTGTTCCTTTAGCTCTTGACATTTTGGGatcttttttgtttggaagaaGTATGGATGATTGGGAAAGTGCGATAGAGAGGCTCAAAGAAGAGCCTATTGAAAAAGTTAATCAAGCactaaaaataagttttgatggaCTCCAAGCTTCAGAGAAGGAAATATTCTTAGATATTGCATGCTTCTTTAATCACGAGGTGAAAGATTCTGTGAAACAAAAACTAGAAATTCTTGGCCGTCATCCCCGTATTGGATTAAGCATTCTCATTGAGAAATCTCTCTTGAAAATTTCCAATAATGAATTGTGGATGCACGATTTACTAAGAGATATGGGTAGGGATATTGTTCGTCAAGAATCTCGTAATGAGCCTGGGAAGCGCAGTAGACTGTGGCTTTATGAGGACATTGATCCTGTGTTAAAAAACAATACG gGAACAATGAAAGTTCAAGCCATGGATATCAGGGGAGCAGAGGCATGTTGGCGAGGTTTCACATtttcagaaaaacaaaaacgGCCACTTTGGAACCCTAATGCCTTTTCGAAGATGTCCAATCTTAAATTTCTAAGAGTTCGTAATGTTTTTCCTCAGCATGTCCCAAACCATCTTCCTAATTCTTTAAGATATCTTGAATGGAGTGGTTATCCTGCAAAATCGTTACCATGTTTTCAGCCAAATGAGCTTGTTCAACTTCATTTGCCGCATAGCAAAATTGAATTTCTTTGGGAAGGAATGAAG aATTTTGACAAGTTGAAGTCCATCAATATGGCTGGCTCCTCGAACTTGATTAAAGCCCCCAACTTTAATGGAGTTCCGAAGCTTGAGGAATTAGTTCTTGAAGGGTGTTCAAAGTTACGCACGCTTGACCCATCCATTGGAAAATTGGAAAACCTTAAACTTCTTAATCTAAAGAAGTGCCAAGAACTAACTAGTCTTCCAAACAAGTTTGAATGGAAATCTCTTGTGACTCTTAATCTTACTGGTTGTTCCAAAGTCAAGAAAATTCCAGAATATGTGGGAAACATGAAGCACTTAGAGGAACTTCTTTTGGAAGGCGTTGCTATCATAGAATTACCTTCATCAGTTGAATGTTTGACTGGCCTTAATACTTTGATCTTGaagaattgcaaaaatttaGTACGCCTTCCTAACATCATTTGTAGCTTGACATCGCTTAACAATCTTAACCTTTCTGGATGCTCAAAATTTGACAAATTGCCACAGGACTTGGGGAATATCACAAGTCTAAAGAACCTTTATTTGAGTGGGACAGCCATAAAGGAGCTGCCTTCATCAATTGAATTTTTGAATGGCCTTGAAGCATTGGCTCTAGAAGATTGCAAAAAGTTTGTGCTTCTTCCAAGTACCGTTTGTAGTTTGAAGTCACTAAAGGCAATGTATCTTTCTAGATGCCCAAAATTTGTCAACTTGCCAGAGAACCTCGGGAATCTCAAACATCTGAGTAGTCTTTATTTTGGAGGAACAGCAATAGAAGTATTGCCATCATCTGTTGGACATTTGACTGCCCTTTGGGATTTAAACCTAGAAGATTGCAAAAATCTTGTGTGTCTTCCAAACACCATTTGTAATTTGAAGAGGGTATATCGTCTTGATCTTACTGGATGCTCAAAAATTACCAACTTGCCAGAGAACCTGGAGAATATGGAAAGCCTAGCGGAGCTTTTTTTGGGTGGAACTGCTATAAAAGAGTTACCTTCCTCCACCATTCACCTTAAACAGGTCATGCTTAGTTTATCTTTCAAGGGATGTCAATTGTCATCATCTTCATTGACATCTATGCCAAGAGGTCAATATATAGATCTCAGTGACTGCAACCTTTCGGCAATTCCAAGCGGTATTGACCGCATCCCTATGACGGAGCGTTTTGTTTTATATCTAAGGGGAAATGATTTCGTTTCCCTTCCTGAAAGCATCTCTCAATTCTCTGGACTGATACGTCTTTACTTGGATGGTTGCAAAAGCCTTCGATCATTATCAAATATTCAGATTCCGTCACAAGTTGAATTTATATGCGTAGACAATTGTACCTCACTGGAGAGATTGCCAGAAGGCCCAGAACCACTAAATGATTCCGTCCGAAATAATTTCACTGTCCAGTGTTTCAACTGCTTCAAATTggctgaaaattttcaaaacttcagTAACATTTTTcaggtatctctctctctaatctctacgTGTGTTTTCTAA